Within the Desulfosalsimonas propionicica genome, the region CTGGAAACCATCGGTGAGTTGGTGATCGTGGAATCCATTGTCAGCCAGGAGGCCGGCGAGCGCCGAACCGAGGCCCGCGAACTGGAAAGAAACCTTGCCCAGTTAAAAAAGATCACCCGCAGCCTCCAGGACATCGGCATGTCCATGCGGCTGATCCCCATTGACAACACCTTCCGCAAAATGGGCCGCCTGGTGCGGGATCTGGCCAAAAAATCCGGCAAAAAAATCGAGCTGACCATGGAGGGCCGGGAAACCGAGCTGGACAAGGGCATGGTGGAAAAGCTCGGCGATCCTTTGGTGCACATGATCCGAAACGCGGTGGATCACGGCATTGAGCCCACGGCAGACGACCGGGTGGCAGCGGGCAAGCCCGCCACGGGCACCATCGTGTTAAAGGCCTATCACCAGGGCGGCAATATCCATATTGACATTACAGATGACGGCCGGGGCCTGGACCGGGACGCCATTTCCGCCAAGGCCAAAGAGCGGGGGCTGATCACAAGCGACGAGAACATGACCGACGAGGAAATCTATGCCCTGATCTTTGAGCCCGGATTTTCTACGGCCAAGCAGATCACTGATGTTTCGGGCCGGGGCGTGGGCATGGATGTTGTCAAAAGCAACATCGAAAGTATGCGGGGCAACGTGCGCATCCGGTCGCAAAAGGGCGTGGGCAGCACCTTTACCCTGGTTCTGCCCCTGACCATGGCCATTATCGACGGCATGATCGTCCGGGCGGGATCAGAGCGCTATATCCTGCCGCTTTTGTCGATTATTGAATCGTTTCAGCCCACCCGGAAGATGATCACCAAGGTGTCGGGCAAGGGTGAAACCGTGCCCTTCCGCCAGCGCCTGCTGCCCCTGTTCCGGCTGGCCACCATGTTTGACATCCATGATGCCCAGAGCGATCCCACCCAGGCACTGGTGGTGGTGCTCGAGGACGCGGGCCGGCAGATCGCGCTTTTGGTCGACGAACTGCTGGGCCAGAACCAGACCGTTATCAAGAACCTGGGCCAGGGGCTCAAGCACGTGGACGGCATTGCCGGGGCCAGCATCATGCCCGACGGCACCCCGGGGCTGATCGTGGATGTCAACGGACTGGTCAAGCTGGCCACGGCATAAAAAAATAAACGCGGGCAGGCAATCCAATAAAAAACAAGCATAACCGCAGGAGAGGAAAAAATGACGCAAACTGCTCAAAAAAACAATGAAACCAATGAAAGCCTGGCGAACCTGGCCGGCAAATACCTGACATTTCTGCTGGGCGACGAATCCTACGGCATCGAGATTTTAAAAGTCCAGGAGATCATCGGCATGCAGTCCATCACCCGGATTCCGCGCACGCCCGAATACGTCAAGGGCGTGATCAACCTGCGGGGCAAGGTGATCCCGGTCATTGACCTGCGCCTGCGCTTCGGCATGGAAGCCGCCGAAGTCTCGCGCAAGACCTGTATCATCGTGGTGCAGGTGGCCAAGGCCGATATCAACGTGACCATGGGCATCGTGGTCGATGAGGTTTCGGAAGTGCTTGAAATTGCGGCAGCGGAAATCGAGCCGGCCCCGGGATTCGGCACCCGGGTGGAGACCTCGTTTATCATGGGCATGGCCAAGACCGAAAGCGCGGTTAAGATTTTGCTCGATATCGACAAGATCATGTCTGAAAACGAAATGGAAGCCCTGGCCAAGAGCACCGGCTGAAGCGGAAACAAAAGAAAGGCAAAGATCATGAAACTGAGTCTGAAAAACAAAATTTTACTGCCCGTGCTGGTCCTTGTTGTTCTGGGCATGGGCGTATCCACACTGGTATCCTATGTGCAGTCCAAAAATGCCGTGGAAACGGAACTCAACCGGCAGCTGGAGCAGATTACCACCTCCAGCATCCAGACCCTGAGCGGCTGGGTCCAGGACCGCAAACTGGATATCAGTTCCTGGAGTACAGAGCAGCTTTATCCCAAGGCCATGACCCAGGGGCTTATGGGGCAGGCTGCCCGCAAGACGGCCAACGAACGCATGGCCCATCTCCAGGCGGCATATGATTATTATGCCAATATTTTTCTGGCAGACAAAAGCGGGGATATAGTTGCTGCATCGGCTCCGGATTCAGTTGGCAAAGTCAGTGTGGGCGACCGGGATTACTTTAAAACTTCCATGCAGGGACAGGAAACCATATCCGAGGCCATTGTGAGCCGGGCTACCGGGGAGCCGGTATTTGTGATTTCCGCGCCTGTTGTCATGCAGGAAGAGGTTCAGGGCGTTTTGCTGGCCACGGTACGCATCGAGGCCTTTGCCTCCCAGTTTATTGATCCCATCAAGGTCGGAGAAAAGGGCTATGCCTTTGTCTATGATGATGATGGCGATGTGCTGGCCCACCCGGACCGCAGCCAGATCATGAAAACCAACATGAAGGATCTGGATTTTGGCGGCCGGATGCTGCAGCAGGGAAACGGCCTTATGGAATACAGCTACGATGATACGGAGAAAATGGTCAGTTTTGACAGCGAGCCGGTCACCGGCTGGACCGTGGCGGCTTCCGCCAGCCAGCATGAGCTCATGGCCCCGGTGCGGCGCCTGAGTTACATCAACCTGGGCCTGGCCGGCGCCATCATTGCAGCAGCACTTGTGATCGTGTTTTTCCTGGCCCGTTCCATTGCCAATCCCCTGCAGGCCATGACCGAAAGCCTGACCCGCAATTCCGAGCAGGTGGCATCGGCTTCGTCCCAGGTATCATCGTCGAGCCAGTCCCTGGCAGAAGGGGCCAGCGAGCAGGCCTCCAGCCTGGAGCAGACATCGGCGTCTTTGGAGGAGATCGCCTCCCAGACCAAGATGAATATGGAAAACAGCAAATCCATGGACAACATGATGAAAAACGAGGCTGGCCCCAGCTTTCAGCTCATGGAAGAGAAGATGGCGGTCATGGACGGCAATCTCAAGGAAAACGTCAAGCTCAGCGAGGAAAGCGCCAAGATCATCAAGACCATCGATGACATTGCTTTTCAGACCAATCTGCTGGCCCTGAATGCCGCTGTTGAGGCTGCCCGGGCCGGCGAGGCGGGCAAGGGATTTGCCGTGGTGGCAGAAGAAGTGCGCAATCTTGCCGGCAGAAGCGCCGAGGCCGCCAAGACCACCCAGGAGTTGATTGAAAATTCCCAGACCAAGATCCATGAGACATCTGCGGTGTACAAGGAGATCTCCGAGGCTTTGGGCAGCACCAACCAGATCGCCCAGAAGGTCATGGCCATGGCCGGGGAAGTGGCCTCTGCATCTGAAGAGCAGTCCCAGGGCATTGACCAGGTCAATGGCGGTGTTTCGGAAATGGACAAGGTGGTCCAGCAAAACGCCTCCAATGCCGAGGAAACCGCTTCGGCCTCGGAAGAGCTCACCGCCCAGGCAAGTGAACTCGAGGAAGTGGTGATCCGGTTAAACCGGCTGATTCATGGCCAGGCGGAAAACGGCCATGCAACGGTGCAGCGGAAACCGGGTTCTGCAAAGCAAATTTCCCGGGGCGCCTCTTCGGGCAGACAGACAAATGCCGTGCAATCCCGGCGCCAGCAGGATCGGAAACAGGTGCAGAACAACAGGCAGCCGGGTCAGCAGACAAAGCAGAAGGCTGTTGAAGGCCGGGCTGGCAAAAAACCGGCCCAGGCTTCGGCCCAGCAGGCGAAAAAACGGCCCGAAGAAGTCATTCCCCTGGATGAGGATGATTTCAAGGATTTCTAAACAGATAAGGATTTCCGGATGAACGGGTACGGTTCTTTAAATGAAAAAACATTCCGCCAGTTTTCGGAACTGATCTACAATGAGGCCGGTATTCACCTGGCAGAGCACAAGCAGGCGCTGGTTTCGGCCCGGCTGGGCAAGCGGATGAGAAAACTCAGAATCAATGATTTTGAAGATTATTACCGCTATGTCCAGGAAGATCAGTCCCGGGCCGAACTCAGCCAACTGCTGGATGCCATTTCCACGAATGTCACGTTTTTCTACCGCGAGCCGGATCATTTCGAGGTGCTCGGGTCGATGGTCAAAAAATGGCATTCGGAAGGTCAGCGAAGGTTCCGGGTTTGGTGTGCGGCGGCCTCCACGGGGGAGGAGCCCTACACCATCGCCCTGACCCTGGCAGAAGCCCTGGATGATCTGCGGGATGTCAAGATTCTGGGCACGGATATTTCCACCACTGTGCTGGAAACCGCGCGCAGGGGGGAATACAGCTCCAAAAAACTGCAGAAGATTTCAAAGAAGCTGGCAGGCAGGTATTTCACGCCCATGGGCGGCAAGGGAGACGACCGGATCTTTCGGGTCAGAGATGAGATCAAAAACATGATCACCTTTTCCTGGCTCAACCTGTCGACTCCCCCGTTTCCCATGCGCGGGCCTCTGGACGTGATTTTCTGCAGAAATGTGATGATATATTTTGACAATGCCGTCCGCCAGCGGCTGCTCGATGAGATGCACCGGCTGCTCAAGCCGGGCGGATATCTGATGGTTGGCCATGCCGAAAGCCTTTCCGGCCTGCTGGGCGGGTTTCGCTCTGTGCGGCCTTCTGTTTATATCAAACAATAACCGGGAAAGAAAATGGCGCAAATCGTTGTTGACATAGCAGATATGCGGATTTCAAAAAATCCCGGCGACACCCTGATCACCTATTCCCTGGGTTCGTGTGTCGGTGTGGCCATATATGATCCGGTCATCGGGCTGGGCGGGATGATCCACTGCATGCTGCCCTTGTCCAAGGTGGACCGGGAAAAGGCGCAGGTGCGGCCGTATATGTTCGTGGATACGGGCATGCAGCAGATGCTCACCCGGCTTTATGAAGGCGGACTGAGAAAGGCCCGGGCGGTGATCCATGTGGCCGGCGGCTCCCAGGTTCTCGACAGCCAGGGGGTGTTTAAGATCGGGGAGCGCAATTTCACGGTGCTCAGGAAAATTCTCTGGAAAAACGGGCTGCTTATGGAAACCCAGGAAGTGGGGGGCAACCGCTCCCGCACCATCAGTCTGGACATCGGCACAGGCCGGTTTACCATCAAATCAGGAGGCAGGATAACCCATTATGACCTTCCGTGACCAAATCGAGCAGCACATCGACCATTTTGCCGAGATGCCGCCTCTGTGTCAGCGTCTTTTGGGGTATCTCGAAGATCCGGACGTGGACTTTAAAGTCATCCGCGACACCATTCAGTATGATCCCGGTCTGACCGCCAACGTGCTCAAGCTGGCCAATTCGGTTTATTTCGGCGCAGTACAGGAGGTGGCCTCTCTTCAGGCGGCCCTGGTGCGGCTGGGCACCCGGCGGATTTTTGAGCTGGTGCTTTCCCTCAACGTTTCCGGGCGCCTGGTGCCGGCCCTGCCCGGATACGGCCTGGAAGCAAATGAACTGCTTCGGCACTCCATCTGGACGGCTGTGGCCGCCCAGGAACTGGCGGGGCTTTTGGGCATGAAAGATGTGGACACGGTTTTTACCGCCGGGCTGCTCCACGATATTGGCCTGCTTTTGCTCGATCCCTTTATTGCAGAGCAGCACGAGCGTTTCGGGCAGGTCATGGACGAGCAGTCCATGGCTTTTGATCAGGCCGAAAAAGAGGTCCTGGGCATGGATCATGCCGAGGCCGGGGCCCGCATCCTGGAGCGATGGAATCTGGGGGCGGCAATGGCTGCGGCCGTGCGCTGGCATCACGCCCCGGACGCGGCAGAGGAAAACCACTCCCTTGTTTATCTGGTTCATCTGGGTGATATGCTCGCGCTTTCAGAAGGAGTGGGCACGGGCATATACGGCCTGCAATTCAGCGTATCTCCCGAATCGGTCAGGGCGCTGGGTTTGAAGAAGCATCATCTGGAATATACCGCCAGCAAGACCCTTGATAAAATGCGGGAGCTGGAAAACATTTTAACGTAACAAACCAGAGAGTCAACAGTATGGGCTATAATGTGCTGATTGTCGACAATTCCGTGATCATCCGGAAGATGGTGGCCAAAACCCTGGGCATATCAGACCTGGATATCTCCGGGTATTATTATGCCGAAAACGGCCGGCAGGCCCTGGAGCAGCTCGATGAAAACTGGATTGATATTGTTTTTGCCGATATCAATATGCCTGTGATGAACGGCATCGAGATGATCGAGGAAATGAACAAAAAGGATCTGCTTACCACCATCCCGGTGGTGGTGATTTCCACGGAGCGCAGCCGGGAGAGAATCGACCGTCTCAAATCCATGGGAATCGGGGCGTATCTGCAAAAGCCTTTTGTACCCGAGGAATTTGCCCGGGTGGTCAAGGACTTGCTGCAATAACCGCTAATATCGGAGCGTAAACTATGGATACCAATGACAGCGCAATGTTGCTGCAGGTGTTTTCCTCGGTGTTTGAGGATTTTGCCTTCATGTTCGTGGATGCCGACGACGATCCGCCTGAGCCGGACTCGGATTGTTGCCCGTGTCTGTTTGCGCAGATTTCGTTTTCCGGACGGGATCACCAGGGTCGGCTGGAAGCCGGGGCACCCGCGGACCTTTGCGGGGAGCTGGCGGAAAATATTCTGGGCACAGGTCCCGAGGATCTGCCTGAGGATGCGGCGGAACAGGCGATTACAGAGGTCTTGAATGTGGCCTGCGGCTATCTGCTGGCGGAAAAATTCGGTACGGACGAGGTATTTGACTTGTCCATTCCCGACACCCGAACCCTGTCGGAACCGGAATGGAACGAGCTGGCAGCAGGCGGCCGTCACTTGTTTTTGCGGGTGGATGAATCGCCCATGCTGGTGCGGCTGGTCCTGGACGCGTAAGCGGACTTCAACAAAAACTGTAATGTTTGCGGATAAACCAATATGATCAGGGTAATTATCGTGGATGACTCGGCCATTGTCCGCCAGGTCCTGTCCCGGGAACTGTCCCGGGCCGAAGATATTGACGTGGTGGCAACGGCGCCGGATCCTTACGTGGCAAGGGACAAGATCGTGGAATTGCGGCCCGACGTGGTGCTGCTGGATATGGAAATGCCGCGAATGGACGGTCTTTCCTTTTTAAAAAAACTCATGAAGCATTTGCCCATCCCGGTGATCATCGTCTCATCACTGACCCCCAGGGGCGGGGAACTGGCAGTGGAAGCCATGAATGCCGGGGCCGTGGATGTGATGTGCAAGCCGGGCTCGGCCCTTTCGGTCAACAACATGTCCGAGGCGCTGATCGAAAAAATCCGGGCCGCAGCCAAAGCAGAGGTGAAAAACACGGGGGTGCGCCACGCCGAAACCGGCGCCGGCCGTCCCCAGATCCGGATCACCCAGGCGAAAATGACAGACACGGTCATTGCCATTGGTGCCTCCACCGGCGGTACCCAGGCCATCCAGGAAGTTTTGACGCGAATGCCCGGAAACGCCCCGGGCATCGTGATCGTTCAGCACATGCCGGAGCAGTTCACCGCTTCCCTTGCCCAGCGGTTAAATCAGCTGTGCGCAGTGGAGGTGCGCGAGGCGAAAAACAACGATTCAGTGCTGCCCGGAACGGCCCTGATTGCCCCGGGCAATTATCATCTGCTTTTGCAGCGCAGCGGGGCACGGTTTTATGTGCAGACCCGCAGCGGCCCATTGGTATGCGGACATCGGCCGAGTGTTGAAGTTTTGTTTAAATCCGTGGCCCGGGCGGCTGGCAGAAACGCCGTGGGCGTGATTTTAACCGGCATGGGAAAGGACGGGGCTTCGGGCTTGCTGGAGATGCGCAACAATCACGCCCGCACCATTGCTCAGGACGAGCAGAGCTGCGTGGTCTTTGGAATGCCAAAGGAAGCCATTGCCCTGGGTGCGGCCGAAACCGTGCTGCCCTTGAGCCGGATTCCGGAAAAGATCATCCAGAGTATTAACGAAAAACATTGATGGCGACGTAAAAAGTCCAATATCTGCGTTACGCGCGATTCCTCAGAATTTCACGTACGGAGAAGTACGCTGCATTCTTCGAAATTGCGCAAGCCTTGATCTTGAACTTTTTACGGCACCATCTGAAATCAGACTTTTTACGGTGCCATCAACATTGAATTAAACATTTTTATCTATCATCCGGGAGGCAGTATGACCAGCAGCCGGCGATCTGAGGACAGATACCAATTTTTGGGGGTGGATCTCAGCGCAATCCGAAACCGCAATGAATTCCGGGTGATCCGGCATTTACCGGAAATTTTAAGTGAATATCCCGAAGTGGAGCAGAACCTGGTCAATATCCAGGATATCTATGCACTGGCCTTAAATCTGCTGCCCGCCCGATACACTCAGCAATTTTCCATTGTGTTAAAGGATCCGGTTTCTTCTGATCGGGTCAGGGATGCACTGCGGCAGGCCGTTGAAAGGGTTCGGGACAATCCCACCGGACCGGCACGACAATACGAAATGGAATAACGCCATGCAGCGACATTTGATCAAGCGGCTCGAATCCATCCGGAATCTGCCGACTCTGCCGGCGGTCATCGAGAACCTGGGCACCGCGCTGCAGGATCCGGAAGTCGATGCCGGCCAGATCGCGGCCATTATCGAGGATGATCCGGCCATCACGGCGCGTATCATGAAAGTGGTGAATTCCTCCATGTACCTCGGCGTGGATGAAACCGTTTCGCTTCGCCCGGCCATTGTCCGGCTGGGTTTCCGGGCGGTGAGCAATATTGCCATGTCTGCTGCGGTATTTTCCACATTTGCCCCGAACAGGAGGTCGGCCCTGGATCGCGCCGGGTTCTGGCGGCACTGCATTGCCGCCGGCATTGCCGCAGAAGTTTTGTGCAACTCGATTCCACAGTTTGCCAGGGTGCATATTGCCGCGGATGTGCTTCATGTGTGTGGTCTGCTCCATGACATGGGCAAGATCGTTTTTGAGCAGCATTTTCATGATCAGTTTTCCGAAGCCATTGAAATCAGTAAAAAAGAAGGAATTTGCCTGTCTGTGGCAGAGCACCGGGTGATGGGAGTGGATCATTGCCAGGCCGGGGCCTGGCTGGCCCGGAAATGGAATCTGGCCCACAGCCTGATTTCAGTGATCCGGTGGCATCATGATCCATCTATGGCAGAGGAAAGGTACAGGGACCTGGTTCGGATCTGCGGGCTGTCGGACAGGGTGGTCAATGCCGGGGGACTGGGGCAGGGGGGAAATTACAGGATGAATCAGGCCCCTGAAATTGAAGAAGAAATTGACCTGGACCCGGAGGATCTGGTAAAAATGATTCATCTGATCGAAACCCGGGCCGCTCAATCGCCCCTGCTTGATGTGCTGGGCGCTTGAACCGGCCCGGGAACAATCAACCCAGAAATCGCGCAAACCTTGATCTTGAACTTTTACGGTGCCATCTGAAAACCGACTTTTACGAGTGTGTCAAGCAATGAATTGCCCTGATGACGAGATCCTGACCGAGATCGCCATAGACAACTACAATTTCAGGGTCACCTGGAGCGCGGCCAGCCGGGATTGCTGTATTCTTTGGATACGGGATGCGGATACCATGGATCAGTTCGAGGCCCTGGGCCGTTTCAGCCGGTTTGACAAACGCAGCATTCTGGAATTTGTGGTCCGGTATGTGACCAGCCAGTCTCTTCGGGAGGAAATCAGCAAGCGGCGGTTTGCCCGTTATATTGAAAGTCTGCCGCCCACCTTTTTTCAGCAGGTCCAGTACATGGGCTATCATGAAAAGGCGGCTGCGTTTAAAAACCTCTACAACCTCGATTCGGTCATTGATGAAGCCGCGGACCTGGGATGGAAGCGCCGGTGCATGGCCAAAAAGTTCCACCCGGACAAAGGCGGCGACAAACGGGCCATGGCCCTGATAAACGAAGGCTACGAGCTGTTAAACGCCAAAAAGGATGATTGTTCTTCCAAAGATGGAAAAAACAAGCCCTCATAAACTGGTGCCGGGAATGATACTCGCCCGGGACGTCAAGGATGCGGCCGGCCGGCTGCTTGCACCCTCGGGGCAGAAGGTCAATGACAAACTCATCCGGATTTTTAAGATCTGGGGGGTGGGTGATGTGCATGTGCGCCTTCCGGATGAGGCTTCCGGCTCCCAACCGGACGCAGACACGTATGTACCGGAGGAAATCCGGCAGAAGGCCGAAGATGTTGTCCGGTACCGATTTCAGTTTAATGACTTAAATGATCCCTTTGTGGCCGCTTTGTTTCAGCTCAGCGTGGATCGAAAAGCCCGGCGGCTGTTTAACAATCCAAATGCCGGGGCCGGATACAAGCACCTGCAGGACCGGCCGGATTCAGGAAGAAAGCCTGTGCGCACACGCCCGCAGAAGGTCAACGTGGAAAGCCTGATCCACAGAACCCTGCGCCTGGGGACTCTGCCGGATATTTACTACAAGACCATTTCGGCCATCAATAACCCGGATGCCTCTTTGGATGACATTGCCGGCATTGTGAGCAAGGATACCACCCTTTCGGCCAAGGTGCTGCAGCTGGTTAACAGCAGTTTCTACAGTCTTCGTCAAAAAGTTGATAC harbors:
- a CDS encoding chemotaxis protein CheW, with the protein product MTQTAQKNNETNESLANLAGKYLTFLLGDESYGIEILKVQEIIGMQSITRIPRTPEYVKGVINLRGKVIPVIDLRLRFGMEAAEVSRKTCIIVVQVAKADINVTMGIVVDEVSEVLEIAAAEIEPAPGFGTRVETSFIMGMAKTESAVKILLDIDKIMSENEMEALAKSTG
- a CDS encoding methyl-accepting chemotaxis protein is translated as MKLSLKNKILLPVLVLVVLGMGVSTLVSYVQSKNAVETELNRQLEQITTSSIQTLSGWVQDRKLDISSWSTEQLYPKAMTQGLMGQAARKTANERMAHLQAAYDYYANIFLADKSGDIVAASAPDSVGKVSVGDRDYFKTSMQGQETISEAIVSRATGEPVFVISAPVVMQEEVQGVLLATVRIEAFASQFIDPIKVGEKGYAFVYDDDGDVLAHPDRSQIMKTNMKDLDFGGRMLQQGNGLMEYSYDDTEKMVSFDSEPVTGWTVAASASQHELMAPVRRLSYINLGLAGAIIAAALVIVFFLARSIANPLQAMTESLTRNSEQVASASSQVSSSSQSLAEGASEQASSLEQTSASLEEIASQTKMNMENSKSMDNMMKNEAGPSFQLMEEKMAVMDGNLKENVKLSEESAKIIKTIDDIAFQTNLLALNAAVEAARAGEAGKGFAVVAEEVRNLAGRSAEAAKTTQELIENSQTKIHETSAVYKEISEALGSTNQIAQKVMAMAGEVASASEEQSQGIDQVNGGVSEMDKVVQQNASNAEETASASEELTAQASELEEVVIRLNRLIHGQAENGHATVQRKPGSAKQISRGASSGRQTNAVQSRRQQDRKQVQNNRQPGQQTKQKAVEGRAGKKPAQASAQQAKKRPEEVIPLDEDDFKDF
- a CDS encoding CheR family methyltransferase; translated protein: MNGYGSLNEKTFRQFSELIYNEAGIHLAEHKQALVSARLGKRMRKLRINDFEDYYRYVQEDQSRAELSQLLDAISTNVTFFYREPDHFEVLGSMVKKWHSEGQRRFRVWCAAASTGEEPYTIALTLAEALDDLRDVKILGTDISTTVLETARRGEYSSKKLQKISKKLAGRYFTPMGGKGDDRIFRVRDEIKNMITFSWLNLSTPPFPMRGPLDVIFCRNVMIYFDNAVRQRLLDEMHRLLKPGGYLMVGHAESLSGLLGGFRSVRPSVYIKQ
- a CDS encoding chemotaxis protein CheD, whose amino-acid sequence is MAQIVVDIADMRISKNPGDTLITYSLGSCVGVAIYDPVIGLGGMIHCMLPLSKVDREKAQVRPYMFVDTGMQQMLTRLYEGGLRKARAVIHVAGGSQVLDSQGVFKIGERNFTVLRKILWKNGLLMETQEVGGNRSRTISLDIGTGRFTIKSGGRITHYDLP
- a CDS encoding HDOD domain-containing protein → MTFRDQIEQHIDHFAEMPPLCQRLLGYLEDPDVDFKVIRDTIQYDPGLTANVLKLANSVYFGAVQEVASLQAALVRLGTRRIFELVLSLNVSGRLVPALPGYGLEANELLRHSIWTAVAAQELAGLLGMKDVDTVFTAGLLHDIGLLLLDPFIAEQHERFGQVMDEQSMAFDQAEKEVLGMDHAEAGARILERWNLGAAMAAAVRWHHAPDAAEENHSLVYLVHLGDMLALSEGVGTGIYGLQFSVSPESVRALGLKKHHLEYTASKTLDKMRELENILT
- a CDS encoding response regulator; the encoded protein is MGYNVLIVDNSVIIRKMVAKTLGISDLDISGYYYAENGRQALEQLDENWIDIVFADINMPVMNGIEMIEEMNKKDLLTTIPVVVISTERSRERIDRLKSMGIGAYLQKPFVPEEFARVVKDLLQ
- a CDS encoding protein-glutamate methylesterase/protein-glutamine glutaminase — protein: MIRVIIVDDSAIVRQVLSRELSRAEDIDVVATAPDPYVARDKIVELRPDVVLLDMEMPRMDGLSFLKKLMKHLPIPVIIVSSLTPRGGELAVEAMNAGAVDVMCKPGSALSVNNMSEALIEKIRAAAKAEVKNTGVRHAETGAGRPQIRITQAKMTDTVIAIGASTGGTQAIQEVLTRMPGNAPGIVIVQHMPEQFTASLAQRLNQLCAVEVREAKNNDSVLPGTALIAPGNYHLLLQRSGARFYVQTRSGPLVCGHRPSVEVLFKSVARAAGRNAVGVILTGMGKDGASGLLEMRNNHARTIAQDEQSCVVFGMPKEAIALGAAETVLPLSRIPEKIIQSINEKH
- a CDS encoding late competence development ComFB family protein; this encodes MTSSRRSEDRYQFLGVDLSAIRNRNEFRVIRHLPEILSEYPEVEQNLVNIQDIYALALNLLPARYTQQFSIVLKDPVSSDRVRDALRQAVERVRDNPTGPARQYEME
- a CDS encoding HDOD domain-containing protein, with product MQRHLIKRLESIRNLPTLPAVIENLGTALQDPEVDAGQIAAIIEDDPAITARIMKVVNSSMYLGVDETVSLRPAIVRLGFRAVSNIAMSAAVFSTFAPNRRSALDRAGFWRHCIAAGIAAEVLCNSIPQFARVHIAADVLHVCGLLHDMGKIVFEQHFHDQFSEAIEISKKEGICLSVAEHRVMGVDHCQAGAWLARKWNLAHSLISVIRWHHDPSMAEERYRDLVRICGLSDRVVNAGGLGQGGNYRMNQAPEIEEEIDLDPEDLVKMIHLIETRAAQSPLLDVLGA